CTTTCTTATGTCTAAAAGAGCTTCAGGAGCTGAGGATGAATGAACTTGCTTTTGTCTTGCCTGACAGCGGAGCTGAGCATATTGTCTCTAATTTCAGTAACAGAGAAAGCCTTATGTGTGTGAGTATAACTTAGAAGAACTGTACTTTTCTGATCTAATAAAAAGCAAACAAAAAGGACATTTCTGCAGATgaatttctaaaattgtttCATTAATTTAGGATGCCTGTTAATTAACTAtgttgtatataaaataatagcaacaagaatttatattaattgCTAGATTAGAGAGAGGGGTGTTAACTAATAGGGACGAGAGTCACTAACCTCCTTCTGTGTCATCAAACTTTCAGTAGAGAGTAAGCATCTGCAGTCATTGATTAAGTTGCTTGACTAAAACACATGTAACTTACTACAGATCTTGCTTCAGGACACCAATTGAGCATCTAACTTGAGTTATTAGCATAAGTTTTGTGGATATCAATGTGAATCTGTCTTGGAGTAATGTAAAGTTGCATGAGATTGTGAATTGATAAATGCCTACTGATTTGCTTAAGAATTGTGTTTGATAATGTGTTTAACAGGATTATAGTAGGTTCTGACTAAATTATGTCAAGTACTAAAGTAGGAACTGCATTGCTAAGTATTAAGGTAGGAACCTGTTATCTAGAATTGTGAGATACTTGCAAAAATAAGATGTTGCTTATTTACATGGGATAAATTTTATAGAATACAATCAATTTATTAAAGGGTTAAGTATCTTAATATGAGTTCAAATCCTACAGGACCTACAGGGTGCTGGGATCATAACTCTTGCAGAAACGCACGATCTTACAGTATTTGAGCTGATATGATCACAAATATTAGATTTTGCATCCAAAACTAATATAGGGGTAATGTCTCTTTACAGATCCAAAATGAAGGAAATCATTTGCGATTAGGAGCTAAATATGCTCTTCTTAATAGCCTTCTTGTTGCAGCTAAAAAATTCAGCTCAGGTCCCCCACAGATTCTTCAACTTACTTGGCAGGCTCTTTTGGTCATTGTTGTACTAGAAAAGAATGCTCTTTCTGTTATGAAAATATTTCAGTAGTAGTGCTGCTTCTGTTGATTGATTTAATCCAGTGATCAACTGTCATGTACATTGGAATGTGCATTTTTAGCGTGTTGGATATCCAAGACCAAAGTACATATATTAGGCGATGCTTGTATGGCCAAGAGGTCAAGGAATTCAAACTAGAATAAATTCTTATTATGCTTTTATGacatttatttatgtattatattacttttatttctaacataaattttcttttcgtATGCAGCTTTTGTCACATACACCGATGGTTATTGAGTTCCTACTAAATGAATCTGAGAAATATATTGATGGTGTTGTCCAACTACACGAAAGGAATAGGAAGCTTCTGCGATGCTTACTGAGTTGGGTGAGTCAGGATTCGttcttacatatataaaatgcatTTCTAGTTGAATATTTACAACTTTTTGTGGTTTAAATTATATCCTTTGTCTTGTCTTTTGAGACGCAGGTTCAAGCTGGTTGCTTGTCTGAAATTTCAGCTCTTTCATTGCCAGCTCATCCGCTTCTCAGTTTTGTATTCAACTCGTTGCAGGTAAGAACCTGTTATCTAGAAAATGATTACATTTGTAAGTGTTGTCCCTTTGTCCTTTTTCGGAGTTAAAAAGCATGCAGCtaatattgaattaatttatctgTGATGAAAATCCACAACCTGATGAACTAGTTATTAGTAATGCAAAATACTCTTGAGAATTTTACTGGAGATATAGAGTTACGTGTGGTCAGTTTCTTTTCTATCCTACAGAGACTTGCATCACTTCAGGCGCTTAGCAAGTTCTCAAACTACAGCACCTTAATTGATACAGCCATGCAGTTATAAATCGAACACGAGCTTTGagaattgaataaaaaataaaatatcaaacacaTACTTCTATTAATGCAGTACTCTTACTATAGTCAGGACTTAGGAAGCTGCATTATCAATATAAACTAACAGAGACTTCCTTAGCAACTTAtagttttatttgtttatatctCTACAAGGCATCTGGTGTTTGTTTATATTTCTATCTTGTCTTAAAGATtagatttatatgattatgtTTATAACACATATCACTTAAATATGGCATTTCATGTTTCATATCTTTTCAGCAATCTAGAAGTTTCGGACATCATTACATTCAAGGCGCCACCTATTCTTCACGTGTTAGTGGAAGAGTGAAGATATTTTGTTTATTGAAAGCAAAATGAAGTTGTGCTGCGCAAAGCTGTGAGTGGCTAAAGTTGTGAGCAGTGTTGTGAAAATCGCGCTTAATCGCGCGATTAATTGCGCTTCGCGAGTAAGCGATGGTTCCGCGAGTTGCGTATGAGCGATTTAGCGCGATTTTGAAATTGTCCAAAAATCGCGTTTAACTCGCGATTACTCGCAAAAACTCGCCAAAACTCGCAATAAAAAGCGCAAAAACTCGCAAAAGTATAGGAGGACTGAAATACCCTTAggttaaaaaaaaactacttaTATCTTCATCAGTTATAAACTACTTCCTCACAACTTATTATATATCAGCCGTCATTTTCACTCAGGTATGTCCTATCTCTCTCTGTCTACTCTATCGATCTCTCTTCATCTTCACATCTCTGTTTCTCTCGACCTTCTCTCTTCATCTCTCTATATTTCTTTGATATCCTGGCCTTAAATATATGGCATATATGCTAAATTTTATATACTATTCACAGTGTTTGTCAAGTGTTCGATTAAATTCCCCTTAGAAATTACTCTTCTAAAAGTTACTGATCACTTGAGCCATAGttaaagatgactcaaaatgtTGATATTGGGTGGAAATTTGGGAATCCAGTTCATGTTACTAAATGTTATTGATTGATAATATGATAGTTATGTGATATTTCCACTATGTTGAAActattatttttgtttgaaacTAATATTAGAAGTAACATTCtcgaaattttataattatatagataatttcatttttgtCCAAAAATCGTGCGAGTAATCGCGCTTCGCGAGTTGCGCTTCAAAATTGGATCTTGcgctttttttttattttgcgtGTTTCACAACACTGGTTGTGAGGCGACTAAACTGATTTGTTAGCTGCTTGGATTTGGTTGAACTTGTGtagctaatttggtttgtagCTATGTTGAATTGCTTGGATTTATTgggaattttaatatttgaacaaTATATTTTCAATTAGTTTTATGAAAAAATGTTGCCATCGATTCATACAATGTTGCAGCTTGATGtaataaattgttaaaaagTTCTCTTTAATGTTGCACTAGCTATGTTGGACCCACCGGTGGGACCCACAAATGGGtcccgtttttttttaaataaggtctaacgtaacataaaatatttgttgctaTAAGTTAGTCAGATGTTGCAATAGCGGTCTATTGTGACAGAAAAGCCCGTGTTGCAGTAGGTAACCATAATGTTGCAATAGAAGCCTAGGGCAACATCGAAAAaagcaacttaaattttatgttgcaatagcctATTTTCGGGCTATGGCAACATATTTTGGGGTTATTGcatcatttttttgatgttgttgaaggccatatatggcgtagtgcaCTAAGGCTTGATCAGATAAATGAGTCTTCTTTCAGTGTTGACCATCAAAATTACAGATTAACATTTCTTCCTTCTTCTGATAGATAGAACTATCTGAGATTCCTATAACAACAAAAACTATTATTTACTTATTACAATCTAGTTTAAGTTGATTAGGATTCTCGAACTACAAATAGCCTAAGTCATATGCCTTTCATATTGCTAGTATAAACAAGTGCACTATTTTCTATTTcaccaaaaaattatataaatattagaccACATGTGCGtaatctatatattatttttcaatccACGATCTACTCGAGGTTACGTTGGAATATCAACGGGGACCATAATTTTAGCTAACATGCTTATGTTAGCTAAAATAAAATGActccaaatttaaaaatcaatctcttaaattttatttatttttaaagtggctataatataatattaatattaatttaaaattttcaagtgcTATCGCcatatttatatcaaattttgtctttaaaatatatttttaattttaaatcataatttattaatacataatttttaagttcaaaattatttcaaataattgACTTAAATTTTATCCTATTATCTTCACAAAAAATTGCAAAGTAATATTCGACCttcaaaattcatcatttctatattttactaaattatatattttatacatatctacaattacatttaaataatatattatatttctattgcaatattaatataaattatattataaaaactaaaagaaaaataaaaataaaataaaattttagagtTAAGATGTAGAAAAGACTACACGAAGAAGAATGTTCATTCCAAACAATCCCATACAATAATAAGCAATCCCATACAATAATTAAGATGATAGCATACTTAATGTATCCAAGCTTCCGATAtcgttttcattttttttcaccGGACCCCACCTTAAACAACGACGTCgttgcatatttttttttatctcaaaACCCTTAAACTCAATTTCCCCCAATTCTACCTATTTTCCCAATTCTTTATCTCAAACCCCAAAACCCTTCCACCGTGTGTGTTTCCATTGATGTAGCGAGAGTGTTACTCAATCGATTTCTTCAGAGGTTTGCGGCTACAAACGATCGTCACCTATCTTACCGTCAAGAGTGGGCGTAAGGATCAATGATCATCAATGGTTATCGCAAGTGAACATAGGAATgcgaaattaatatatatagtatacatatatgatatacatGTAACACATTAAATCACAACCAGCAGCAGGATCATTTCCGGGATTGACCGAGACTTATGTTTTCATTAATCTGAAATGTAACTTAAATTGTGCGTCGGTAAAAAAAACTCAGCGACTCATTGCAGTTGTAACTTGTAATAAACAAATGATCCCAattattttgttgttttattttaaactattttcacatttttcaaatattttttaagaatttcgaTTTATAAATTCAGTTTTCGGTattaaccaaattttaaatttcggttcgtttataaaatcaaaattaattcgGTTCGATATTCGGTagaga
This genomic window from Daucus carota subsp. sativus chromosome 7, DH1 v3.0, whole genome shotgun sequence contains:
- the LOC108193992 gene encoding uncharacterized protein LOC108193992 isoform X2, translating into MYIGMCIFSVLDIQDQSTYIRRCLYGQELLSHTPMVIEFLLNESEKYIDGVVQLHERNRKLLRCLLSWVQAGCLSEISALSLPAHPLLSFVFNSLQQSRSFGHHYIQGATYSSRVSGRVKIFCLLKAK
- the LOC108193992 gene encoding uncharacterized protein LOC108193992 isoform X1, which produces MNGLAFLCLKELQELRMNELAFVLPDSGAEHIVSNFSNRESLMCLLSHTPMVIEFLLNESEKYIDGVVQLHERNRKLLRCLLSWVQAGCLSEISALSLPAHPLLSFVFNSLQQSRSFGHHYIQGATYSSRVSGRVKIFCLLKAK